Proteins from a genomic interval of Microbacterium esteraromaticum:
- a CDS encoding AAA family ATPase → MTPKNPVDPAEDDSLGMLDDAPSSDIAGIGLPGATAQVSVSVPTGADDDDLVDDEVIDGEIATPEVVSELILDTSAVADADTVARMEQQAPDIVIELPAEQLAPPASEQVDAVVSDESADASAARIDEAPVDGPAAPETAEIVIDMDAEEETDASERAETEVDAVAQPAGAPETENTVDADEDAGADDAGNDDEAGNDDTDAGSDDAEAAVDSTDRADDLDASELARLESVVAAAKAQLHDAMTPQRVTATPSPAQNDARPLSVDPAEENTPVANEHRAAGTQPAAAVARVSEEPRPAADITLASKRLDDLGEASRESADLLTADRLLEPSRIAKPEPEGTWSHLLYTLSGGRINVGDSRKARERKQLNARISAQMPGTARFVPVLSRKGGVGKTTVTALLGMALADARDDRVIAVDANPDRGTLAERVVGGHTKSVRDLVRAQHDIRGYHDISALVARDHTRLDVLASDADPRVSEAFGDSDYRDVATVAAQYYSLVLTDSGTGIVHAVMGATLDLADQLVIVSGLSVDEARLASETLTWLETNGHADLARRAIVVLNQSTPGAPLVRLSELESHFSTRAAHVLRIPYDPQIAGGGPIDFASLQPATRQAAREVAAVLVEGLRTRGA, encoded by the coding sequence GGACGATGACGATCTCGTCGACGACGAGGTCATCGATGGCGAGATCGCTACGCCCGAGGTCGTCTCGGAGCTGATCCTCGACACCTCCGCCGTCGCCGACGCCGACACCGTCGCGCGCATGGAGCAGCAGGCGCCCGACATCGTCATCGAGCTGCCCGCCGAGCAATTGGCGCCGCCGGCGTCCGAGCAGGTCGATGCGGTCGTGTCCGATGAGAGCGCGGACGCATCGGCTGCCCGCATCGACGAGGCTCCGGTCGACGGCCCCGCCGCTCCGGAGACCGCGGAGATCGTGATCGACATGGATGCCGAGGAAGAGACGGACGCCTCCGAGCGCGCCGAGACCGAGGTGGATGCCGTCGCTCAGCCTGCAGGCGCACCTGAGACGGAGAACACCGTCGACGCCGACGAGGATGCTGGTGCCGACGATGCGGGCAACGATGACGAAGCTGGCAACGACGACACCGATGCCGGTAGCGACGACGCCGAGGCCGCCGTCGACTCCACCGACCGGGCGGATGACCTGGATGCCTCCGAACTCGCCCGCCTGGAATCGGTCGTGGCGGCCGCCAAGGCGCAACTGCACGACGCCATGACCCCGCAGCGGGTGACAGCAACCCCGTCGCCCGCACAGAACGACGCTCGGCCGCTCTCGGTCGACCCCGCAGAGGAGAACACACCGGTGGCGAACGAACATCGCGCAGCGGGCACCCAGCCCGCGGCCGCCGTGGCGCGGGTATCCGAAGAGCCGCGCCCCGCGGCCGACATCACGCTGGCATCCAAGCGCCTCGACGACCTGGGTGAGGCGAGCCGCGAGAGCGCCGACCTGCTCACCGCCGATCGTCTGCTCGAGCCGTCGCGCATCGCCAAGCCCGAGCCCGAGGGCACCTGGAGCCACCTGCTGTACACCCTCTCCGGCGGGCGCATCAACGTCGGCGACAGCCGCAAGGCGCGCGAGCGCAAACAGCTGAACGCGCGCATCTCCGCGCAGATGCCAGGAACCGCTCGGTTCGTACCGGTGCTGTCCCGCAAGGGCGGCGTGGGCAAGACGACCGTGACCGCCCTGCTGGGCATGGCACTGGCCGATGCACGTGACGACCGAGTGATCGCCGTTGACGCGAACCCCGACCGCGGCACGCTCGCAGAACGCGTCGTGGGTGGGCACACGAAATCGGTGCGCGACCTGGTGCGTGCCCAGCACGACATCCGCGGGTACCACGACATCTCTGCACTGGTCGCCCGGGACCACACGCGTCTGGACGTGCTCGCCTCAGACGCCGACCCGCGTGTCTCAGAGGCGTTCGGCGACTCCGACTACCGGGACGTTGCCACCGTCGCCGCCCAGTACTACTCGCTCGTGCTCACCGACTCCGGTACCGGGATCGTTCACGCGGTGATGGGCGCCACGCTCGACCTGGCCGACCAGCTCGTGATCGTCTCGGGACTCAGCGTCGACGAGGCGCGGCTGGCGTCCGAGACGCTGACGTGGCTCGAGACGAACGGGCACGCCGACCTGGCACGTCGCGCGATCGTCGTACTGAACCAGTCCACGCCCGGGGCGCCGCTGGTGCGCCTGAGCGAGCTGGAATCGCACTTCTCGACGCGGGCCGCGCACGTGCTGCGCATCCCCTACGACCCCCAGATCGCCGGTGGTGGCCCGATCGACTTCGCCAGCCTGCAGCCGGCTACTCGCCAGGCTGCGCGCGAGGTCGCCGCCGTGCTCGTCGAGGGCCTGCGGACGCGGGGCGCCTGA